The following coding sequences are from one Oncorhynchus nerka isolate Pitt River linkage group LG6, Oner_Uvic_2.0, whole genome shotgun sequence window:
- the pck2 gene encoding phosphoenolpyruvate carboxykinase [GTP], mitochondrial, with amino-acid sequence MSCLLLGVIRRRGGVGASVGVRSLASIPSLPPAVADFVKGAVDECKPANVHVVTGSAEESAHILAGLEKEGMVKKLPKYENCWLARTDPKDVARVESKTVIVTKNQRDTIPTPGGGAKSQLGSWMSEGDFQKARKDRFPGCMAGRTMYVIPFSMGPVGSPLSKFGVQVTDSPYVVASMGIMTRMGTPVMDKLSQGAEFVRCQHSLGQPLPLKAPLVNSWPCSPEKVLISHLPDTRQILSFGSGYGGNSLLGKKCFALRIASRIAKDEGWLAEHMLILGITNPRGVKRYVAAAFPSACGKTNLAMMKPALPGWTVECVGDDIAWMKFDSQGKLRAINPENGFFGVAPGTSLKTNPHAMATIAKNTVFTNVGETSDGGVWWEGLDPPAAGVSLTDWHGKSWKAGDSAPCAHPNSRFCTPAAQCPIIDPQWESDEGVPIDAIIFGGRRPEGVPLVYESFSWRHGVFVGASMRSEATAAAEYKGKVIMHDPFAMRPFFGYNFGDYLAHWLSMETRKAPTHLPKIFHVNWFRKDPTSGSFLWPGFGDNARVLEWIFKRCGREREDEAAKKSLVGWVPQEGAINLQGLGSKVDMGALFDLPKAFWEKETQELRAYFTQQVGADLPQQVEGELKALEDRVRNGEA; translated from the exons ACGGGGTGGCGTGGGGGCATCTGTGGGGGTCCGCTCCCTGGCCTCGATCCCCTCTCTGCCCCCAGCGGTGGCTGACTTTGTGAAGGGGGCGGTGGATGAGTGCAAGCCTGCCAATGTGCATGTGGTGACGGGGAGTGCAGAAGAGTCGGCCCACATCCTAGCTGGCCTGGAGAAGGAGGGCATGGTGAAGAAGCTACCAAAGTATGAGAACTG CTGGCTGGCACGCACAGACCCCAAGGATGTGGCTCGCGTGGAGAGTAAGACGGTGATCGTCACCAAGAACCAGAGGGACACCATCCCCACCCCCGGTGGGGGGGCTAAGAGCCAGCTGGGCAGCTGGATGAGTGAGGGTGACTTCCAGAAGGCCAGGAAGGACCGCTTCCCAGGCTGCAtggcag GTCGAACCATGTATGTGATCCCTTTCAGTATGGGCCCGGTGGGCTCTCCGCTGTCTAAGTTTGGCGTGCAGGTGACGGACTCGCCCTACGTGGTGGCCAGCATGGGCATAATGACACGCATGGGCACCCCAGTCATGGACAAGCTGTCACAGGGGGCAGAGTTTGTGCGCTGCCAGCACTCCCTTGGGCAACCTCTCCCACTGAAAG cTCCCCTGGTCAACTCGTGGCCGTGTAGCCCAGAGAAGGTGCTGATCTCCCACCTGCCAGACACCAGGCAGATCCTGTCTTTCGGCAGCGGCTACGGAGGCAACTCTCTGCTGGGCAAGAAGTGCTTCGCTCTGCGGATCGCCTCGCGCATCGCCAAGGATGAGGGCTGGCTGGCCGAACACATGCTG ATCCTGGGCATCACCAATCCTCGGGGAGTGAAGCGTTACGTGGCGGCGGCGTTTCCAAGTGCTTGTGGGAAAACCAACCTGGCCATGATGAAGCCTGCGCTGCCTGGCTGGACTGTGGAGTGTGTGGGAGACGACATCGCCTGGATGAAGTTTGACAGCCAGG GTAAACTCAGGGCCATCAACCCAGAGAACGGCTTTTTCGGCGTGGCTCCTGGCACGTCCCTGAAGACCAACCCTCACGCCATGGCGACCATCGCCAAAAACACAGTGTTCACCAATGTGGGCGAGACCAGCGACGGAGGGGTATGGTGGGAGGGATTGGACCCCCCTGCTGCAGGGGTCTCCCTGACCGACTGGCATGGCAAATCCTGGAAAGCAG GAGACTCTGCCCCGTGTGCCCACCCCAACTCCAGGTTCTGTACCCCGGCGGCCCAGTGTCCCATTATCGACCCCCAGTGGGAGAGTGACGAGGGAGTGCCCATCGATGCCATCATCTTCGGGGGCAGAAGGCCAGAGG GTGTCCCACTGGTGTATGAGTCGTTTAGCTGGCGTCACGGTGTGTTTGTGGGAGCCTCTATGAGGTCTGAGGCCACAGCAGCCGCTGAGTACAAAG GCAAGGTTATCATGCATGACCCCTTCGCCATGCGCCCCTTCTTCGGCTACAACTTCGGTGACTACCTGGCCCACTGGCTCAGCATGGAGACCCGCAAGGCCCCCACCCACCTGCCCAAGATCTTCCACGTCAACTGGTTCCGTAAGGACCCCACGTCGGGCTCCTTCCTCTGGCCAGGCTTCGGGGACAATGCACGCGTGCTGGAGTGGATCTTCAAGCGTTGCGGCCGCGAGAGGGAGGACGAGGCAGCAAAGAAGAGCTTGGTGGGCTGGGTGCCACAGGAGGGAGCCATCAACCTGCAGGGCCTGGGCAGCAAAGTGGACATGGGGGCCCTCTTCGACCTGCCCAAGGCCTTCTGGGAGAAGGAGACCCAGGAGCTGCGGGCATACTTTACCCAGCAGGTGGGAGCTGACCTCCCCCAACAGGTGGAGGGAGAGCTGAAGGCTCTGGAGGACAGGGTCAGGAATGGAGAGGCATAG